In the Drosophila biarmipes strain raj3 chromosome X, RU_DBia_V1.1, whole genome shotgun sequence genome, one interval contains:
- the LOC108035823 gene encoding membrane metallo-endopeptidase-like 1 produces the protein MMWIACLLLVPICAAATAGGANPEASPEASPNTRLLDNIRSYVQEDVSACDNYFEHACGKYAARHIDDPFTEITQMLDYKVNQKLVQLMADLRQRSQAPGFDASSVDAKVLHYYLTCRHAPQSTRLAKEYLRRAPPDEGLTWPQFSPRGTPWPADQFKWLKTLGQLHRYGLSNVLVSVLVTRSFQNSSEFVLDLSMPSFAGEAQHLPKPLETRATLRAMAVPENSERPLGRKIRRLESAVLVLTEADDDDDGQLLRVDQLGRETGQDWQGFVELVVGHSVSSDFQVQVHNIPYFRALVRLMNSTDAHTVAHYIMTRFVLHLLEDTMDSSEPIECVKDVRRSMGLAADLLYKERFLDPAGTLPQHVQQVMEVFEQLRRQFLLQIAENRLGLTREQNRMIAVKARNIAVNIGNMPRRRDLRTFASRHYADLVFPAADFDFSREHLRLLEFRARRQMEQLGRPLPSADEFFYLADADTAMSSSPFYLMHQNLIVVPHGSLQEPFFAPDSHGVFKFSLLGFVLAHELIHSVDTTGLLFDSHGNLHDIGPAIMNSPRFEAGLQCMKRSQTQYLDEHIADMAGLDLAYSAYFQNARDGNCSDFTDIPPQQIFFLNLAQFFCGDGDQSNFVDHDNDQMRLQQMLNGFAPFHRAFGCQSRAQSEKCQLW, from the coding sequence ATGATGTGGATTGCCTGCCTGTTGCTTGTTCCGATCTGCGCTGCTGCCACGGCTGGAGGAGCCAATCCCGAGGCCAGTCCCGAGGCCAGTCCCAACACCCGGCTGCTGGACAACATCCGCAGCTATGTGCAAGAGGACGTCAGTGCGTGCGACAACTACTTCGAGCACGCGTGCGGCAAGTACGCTGCGCGCCACATCGACGACCCCTTCACCGAGATCACGCAGATGCTGGACTACAAGGTGAACCAGAAGCTCGTCCAACTAATGGCCGATCTCCGCCAGCGCTCCCAGGCGCCGGGCTTCGACGCGTCCAGCGTGGACGCCAAGGTCCTGCATTACTACCTCACCTGCCGGCATGCGCCACAGAGCACGCGCCTGGCAAAGGAGTACCTGAGACGGGCTCCCCCGGACGAGGGACTCACCTGGCCCCAGTTCAGCCCCCGCGGGACGCCCTGGCCCGCGGACCAGTTCAAGTGGCTGAAGACCCTGGGACAGCTGCACCGCTACGGCCTCAGCAATGTGCTGGTGAGCGTGCTGGTGACCCGGAGTTTCCAGAACAGCAGTGAGTTCGTATTGGACCTCAGTATGCCCAGTTTCGCGGGAGAGGCTCAGCACTTGCCCAAGCCTCTTGAAACACGGGCCACGCTTCGGGCCATGGCAGTGCCTGAGAACAGCGAGAGGCCGCTGGGCCGGAAGATTAGAAGGCTGGAAAGTGCCGTGCTGGTCCTAACTGAAGctgacgacgacgatgatggcCAACTGCTGAGGGTGGATCAGTTGGGGCGCGAAACAGGCCAGGACTGGCAGGGATTCGTAGAGCTAGTAGTGGGTCACAGCGTCTCCTCCGACTTCCAGGTGCAGGTGCACAACATACCCTACTTCAGGGCACTGGTGCGCCTGATGAACTCCACAGACGCCCACACGGTGGCTCACTATATCATGACCCGGTTCGTGCTGCACCTCCTGGAAGACACAATGGACAGCAGTGAGCCCATCGAGTGCGTGAAGGATGTGCGCCGCAGCATGGGCCTGGCCGCGGACCTGCTCTACAAGGAGCGCTTCCTGGACCCCGCCGGCACGCTGCCGCAGCACGTCCAGCAAGTGATGGAGGTCTTCGAGCAACTGCGTCGGCAGTTCCTGCTGCAGATCGCGGAAAACCGCCTGGGGCTGACCAGGGAGCAGAATAGGATGATCGCCGTGAAGGCGCGGAACATCGCCGTGAACATTGGCAACATGCCCAGGCGCCGCGACCTTCGCACCTTCGCCAGCCGGCACTACGCGGACCTGGTGTTTCCCGCGGCAGACTTCGACTTCAGTCGGGAGCACCTCAGACTACTGGAGTTTCGAGCCAGAAGGCAAATGGAACAACTTGGCCGTCCACTGCCGAGTGCCGATGAGTTCTTCTATTTGGCGGACGCGGATACTGCGATGAGCTCTAGCCCGTTCTACCTGATGCACCAAAATCTCATTGTCGTGCCACACGGATCTCTGCAGGAGCCGTTCTTTGCGCCGGACAGCCACGGCGTGTTCAAGTTCAGCCTGCTGGGGTTCGTACTCGCCCATGAGCTGATCCACTCCGTCGACACCACGGGTCTGCTGTTCGACAGTCACGGAAACCTTCACGACATTGGCCCCGCAATAATGAACTCGCCGCGGTTCGAGGCGGGATTGCAGTGCATGAAGCGCAGCCAAACGCAGTACCTCGACGAGCATATTGCGGACATGGCCGGACTGGATCTCGCCTACTCAGCCTACTTTCAGAACGCCAGGGACGGAAACTGTTCAGACTTCACCGACATTCCGCCGCAGCAGATCTTCTTCCTCAACCTGGCTCAGTTTTTCTGCGGGGACGGTGACCAATCTAACTTCGTGGATCACGACAACGACCAGATGCGCCTGCAGCAAATGCTGAACGGCTTCGCCCCCTTCCACAGGGCTTTCGGATGCCAGAGCCGGGCTCAGTCCGAGAAGTGCCAGCTGTGGTAA
- the LOC108035764 gene encoding cuticle protein 21.3 isoform X1, protein MAFKVVLCVALLALIACAQAKPGGPAAYSISAPSVDHASVGSTQEHTVKGHYGQSSQSDYASQVQTAHSQSHVQRSSISNDAGLAPVAAHGYAAAPAHAIAAPAYSLGYAGHTAPAQIQGVAYGGHYAATAPAVQISGLGHLGHSLGHLSLGGYGGYGGYGYGGYGSYSAAPAISHGYLNHAPVAAAPVVKYAAAPSYAPGIIGHGIGLAAPAYAAPAYATHLAGPVVKAAVAAPALVHTSVSGHGIHYGY, encoded by the exons ATGGCATTCAAG GTTGTCCTCTGCGTGGCCCTGCTGGCGTTGATCGCCTGTGCCCAGGCGAAGCCCGGCGGCCCGGCGGCCTACTCGATCAGCGCCCCCAGCGTGGACCACGCCTCCGTGGGCAGCACCCAGGAGCACACGGTGAAGGGCCACTACGGCCAGTCCTCCCAGTCGGACTACGCCAGCCAGGTGCAGACCGCCCACTCGCAGTCGCACGTTCAGCGCTCGAGCATCAGCAACGACGCCGGCCTGGCGCCCGTCGCCGCCCACGGCTACGCAG CTGCTCCGGCCCACGCCATCGCTGCGCCCGCCTACTCGCTGGGCTACGCCGGACACACGGCTCCCGCCCAGATCCAGGGCGTGGCCTACGGCGGCCACTACGCGGCCACGGCGCCGGCCGTTCAGATCTCCGGACTGGGCCACCTGGGCCACTCCCTGGGCCACCTGAGCCTGGGAGGCTACGGGGGCTACGGAGGCTACGGATACGGCGGCTACGGATCCTACAGCGCCGCTCCGGCCATCTCCCACGGATACCTGAACCACGCCCCGGTCGCCGCCGCGCCGGTCGTGAAGTACGCCGCTGCTCCCTCGTACG CTCCCGGAATCATTGGACACGGCATCGGACTGGCCGCCCCCGCATACGCAGCCCCCGCCTACGCCACGCATCTGGCCGGGCCCGTGGTGAA GGCCGCCGTCGCCGCTCCCGCCCTCGTGCACACATCGGTCTCCGGCCACGGCATTCACTATGGCTACTAG
- the LOC108035764 gene encoding cuticle protein 21.3 isoform X2, translated as MAFKVVLCVALLALIACAQAKPGGPAAYSISAPSVDHASVGSTQEHTVKGHYGQSSQSDYASQVQTAHSQSHVQRSSISNDAGLAPVAAHGYAAPGIIGHGIGLAAPAYAAPAYATHLAGPVVKAAVAAPALVHTSVSGHGIHYGY; from the exons ATGGCATTCAAG GTTGTCCTCTGCGTGGCCCTGCTGGCGTTGATCGCCTGTGCCCAGGCGAAGCCCGGCGGCCCGGCGGCCTACTCGATCAGCGCCCCCAGCGTGGACCACGCCTCCGTGGGCAGCACCCAGGAGCACACGGTGAAGGGCCACTACGGCCAGTCCTCCCAGTCGGACTACGCCAGCCAGGTGCAGACCGCCCACTCGCAGTCGCACGTTCAGCGCTCGAGCATCAGCAACGACGCCGGCCTGGCGCCCGTCGCCGCCCACGGCTACGCAG CTCCCGGAATCATTGGACACGGCATCGGACTGGCCGCCCCCGCATACGCAGCCCCCGCCTACGCCACGCATCTGGCCGGGCCCGTGGTGAA GGCCGCCGTCGCCGCTCCCGCCCTCGTGCACACATCGGTCTCCGGCCACGGCATTCACTATGGCTACTAG